The following proteins are co-located in the Clostridiales bacterium genome:
- a CDS encoding RNA polymerase sigma factor, with protein sequence MIPTDKKNRMLEASIAQYGRLIFTICNSMTGDRFEAEDLAQDTFLSAYKHLDTFQGDNMKAWLVTIASNKCRDYLKSAARRSIPNSGETFDLVRDKGPEPDEVIVSRDTEKRVLDLSRSLKEPYQSIAIAYFCEHKTAQDISRATGKNLKTTQTQIYRTRSMMRKLWKEEFG encoded by the coding sequence ATGATCCCAACAGATAAGAAAAACAGGATGCTGGAAGCATCTATAGCACAATATGGCAGGCTGATCTTCACCATCTGCAACTCAATGACAGGAGATCGCTTTGAAGCGGAGGATTTGGCACAGGATACCTTTTTGTCGGCTTATAAACATCTGGATACGTTTCAGGGAGACAACATGAAAGCGTGGCTTGTGACGATCGCTTCAAATAAATGCAGAGATTATCTCAAGAGCGCGGCGAGGAGAAGTATACCAAATTCGGGAGAGACCTTTGATTTGGTAAGAGACAAAGGACCTGAGCCGGATGAGGTGATTGTCAGCCGAGACACAGAAAAACGAGTTCTGGATCTGAGCCGGAGCTTGAAAGAACCCTATCAATCCATCGCAATAGCCTACTTTTGCGAACATAAAACCGCTCAGGATATTTCACGAGCGACAGGAAAAAACCTTAAAACCACTCAGACGCAGATCTATCGAACAAGATCGATGATGCGCAAACTATGGAAGGAGGAATTCGGATGA
- a CDS encoding PadR family transcriptional regulator, with protein sequence MDTQMKKGVLEMCILIQLTLKDMYGYEIMKLIQEFFPEVYDGSIYAILRRIKGDGYTETYMKDIPSGGPARKYYRITAEGRTYCNAMIMEWEQMTKSVEALMEKREQ encoded by the coding sequence ATGGATACACAGATGAAGAAAGGCGTTTTGGAAATGTGCATCCTCATACAGCTAACATTGAAGGACATGTATGGTTATGAAATTATGAAGCTGATTCAGGAGTTTTTTCCTGAAGTATATGACGGATCCATTTATGCGATTTTAAGAAGGATCAAAGGAGATGGATATACGGAAACTTATATGAAGGACATTCCTTCCGGGGGACCGGCCAGAAAGTATTATCGGATTACTGCAGAGGGCAGAACATACTGTAATGCCATGATCATGGAATGGGAACAGATGACAAAGAGTGTTGAAGCACTCATGGAAAAACGGGAACAATAA
- a CDS encoding DUF1700 domain-containing protein produces MNRKEFLDELENALTGRMPEGDVREILSDYGDIFTQGKTDGKTDEHISGEIGSPARIARKILEDSAEFENGQQGQQGQQHNRDFQYEKHGQRPYTDFQRNINEKTSKIFDKVVEPDRTVDTRVLASMGQRLGAYILDGLVLGVIGVGLMLVLFAPVFFTRVGNINMLNSVVPHNIGMGDMMLVGSAFPRFFSINIVLLVILLGVSNLFTTIILWASNGYSPGKWLLGIKVVKLNDQKITFIDALLRELLIKGIANSILSGVLNVISFIWGCISEDRKTVHDLAAQTRVLKFDRSSGRSQRY; encoded by the coding sequence ATGAATAGGAAAGAATTTTTAGATGAACTGGAAAATGCACTGACCGGACGGATGCCGGAGGGAGATGTCAGAGAGATCTTGTCTGATTATGGCGATATCTTCACTCAGGGTAAGACAGACGGGAAAACAGATGAGCATATATCAGGGGAGATTGGCTCACCAGCTAGAATTGCAAGGAAGATTCTGGAGGATAGTGCCGAGTTTGAAAACGGGCAGCAAGGCCAGCAAGGCCAGCAACATAACAGAGATTTTCAGTATGAGAAGCATGGACAAAGACCGTATACGGATTTCCAAAGAAATATCAATGAAAAGACAAGTAAGATTTTCGATAAGGTGGTAGAACCTGACCGGACTGTGGACACCAGAGTGCTGGCATCTATGGGTCAGAGGCTGGGCGCATATATTCTAGATGGATTGGTGCTCGGTGTGATCGGAGTAGGTCTGATGCTGGTACTGTTTGCTCCTGTTTTTTTCACGCGCGTTGGTAATATTAATATGCTCAATTCGGTTGTGCCTCATAATATCGGAATGGGAGATATGATGCTAGTCGGTAGTGCATTTCCTCGCTTTTTTTCTATCAACATCGTTCTGCTGGTGATCCTTCTTGGGGTTTCCAATCTTTTCACTACAATCATCCTTTGGGCATCTAATGGATATTCCCCCGGGAAATGGCTACTAGGAATCAAAGTTGTAAAGCTGAATGACCAGAAAATTACATTCATTGATGCATTGCTGAGAGAATTGCTCATCAAAGGGATCGCCAATTCGATTCTTTCAGGGGTTTTGAATGTGATCTCATTCATCTGGGGCTGTATTTCGGAAGATCGAAAGACGGTTCATGATCTGGCTGCCCAGACACGTGTCCTAAAGTTTGACCGGAGTTCAGGCCGCAGTCAAAGATATTAA
- a CDS encoding L,D-transpeptidase family protein, translating into MYQMSAIQKSDKKHGFIFYFAMFLALLFLSATIFFQSHFYPGTMINGIKVSLLNTASADRKISEAASAYVLTLRERGNGKEMISGTEIGLIPNVDNSSTLLKSEQNKIFWAFSFWQTEALEFGNAFTYDELLLSDKFETLGCMDESRVIRPQNATLRYGNGSYEVIKEINGNLVNKGLLLFYIKNAANNGKGILDLDDKQCYIDPKLRSNSTKVANTKAKVESYLASKIIYQYQDGSETVDSEEISQWIEFDDELNILFNHDKMKQFLKELAAHYNTLGKEREFITASGKKIIVGGGDFGWKVDIKGEVEELAEAVVRCETLYKEPKYLQKGAARGLNDIGTTYIEIDLSRQYLWYFDEGVLVAQGAVVTGNVSSGYKTPDGIYSLKYKIKNAVLKGHNYRVGVSYWMPFNNDIGIHDASWRSQFGRDIYLTRGSHGCVNASFYLAKTLFENVSVGTPVVCYY; encoded by the coding sequence ATGTATCAGATGTCAGCGATTCAAAAATCCGATAAAAAACATGGTTTTATATTCTATTTCGCTATGTTCCTGGCCCTTCTCTTTCTTTCGGCAACCATTTTCTTTCAAAGCCATTTTTATCCTGGTACGATGATTAACGGAATTAAGGTGTCTCTTCTGAATACTGCTTCAGCGGATCGGAAAATATCGGAGGCGGCCTCGGCGTATGTGCTAACGCTGAGGGAAAGAGGAAATGGAAAAGAAATGATCTCAGGAACGGAAATTGGTTTGATTCCCAATGTGGACAACAGCAGTACATTGCTTAAAAGCGAACAAAATAAAATCTTTTGGGCTTTTTCATTCTGGCAAACAGAAGCATTGGAATTCGGCAATGCTTTCACTTATGATGAACTGCTGCTTAGTGACAAATTTGAAACCCTTGGATGCATGGATGAGTCCAGAGTAATCCGGCCGCAGAATGCAACCCTTCGCTATGGGAATGGGAGTTATGAGGTGATAAAAGAGATCAATGGGAATCTGGTCAATAAGGGGTTATTGCTCTTTTACATTAAAAATGCGGCTAATAACGGCAAGGGCATACTTGATCTGGATGACAAACAGTGTTATATTGATCCGAAATTGCGTTCTAATTCTACAAAGGTAGCAAATACTAAGGCAAAAGTAGAAAGCTATCTGGCTTCCAAAATCATTTATCAGTATCAGGACGGAAGTGAGACGGTTGATTCGGAAGAAATCAGCCAATGGATCGAGTTTGACGATGAATTGAACATCCTTTTCAACCATGACAAAATGAAGCAATTCCTAAAAGAGCTTGCTGCCCACTATAATACCCTTGGCAAGGAAAGAGAATTCATAACCGCATCGGGAAAGAAAATTATCGTCGGCGGCGGCGATTTCGGCTGGAAGGTAGACATTAAGGGTGAAGTTGAAGAACTGGCGGAAGCTGTCGTTCGGTGCGAAACGCTCTACAAGGAACCTAAATATTTACAAAAGGGCGCTGCCCGTGGACTGAATGACATTGGAACTACCTACATCGAAATCGATCTTTCAAGGCAGTACCTCTGGTATTTTGATGAGGGTGTATTAGTTGCTCAGGGAGCGGTAGTGACGGGAAATGTGAGCAGCGGATATAAAACACCGGACGGAATTTATAGTCTGAAGTATAAAATAAAAAATGCCGTTCTGAAGGGGCATAACTATCGAGTTGGAGTATCTTACTGGATGCCTTTCAATAACGATATCGGAATTCACGATGCTTCCTGGCGCTCACAGTTCGGAAGAGATATTTATTTGACCAGAGGTTCCCACGGCTGCGTCAATGCTTCCTTTTATCTGGCGAAGACTCTCTTCGAAAACGTTTCTGTCGGTACGCCTGTAGTTTGCTACTATTGA
- the sfsA gene encoding DNA/RNA nuclease SfsA has product MNYKKIKEAEFLSRPNRFLAKVQMDGTTETVHVKNTGRLRELLYDGARIYLEDHGEDRGMRKTRFSLVTVEKRSQPPHTSRLINIDSHAPNRVVGEALTEGRIALPGLSPNLSVIKPEAVYKASRFDFYIEDDKGNKAFLEVKGVTLEDEGVARFPDAPTERGVKHIMELCHAAEHGFKAYVIFVIQMKGIICFMPNDATHPAFGDALRFAAAQGVEILAFDCEVTAESMRLRTEVKVSL; this is encoded by the coding sequence ATGAATTACAAAAAGATAAAAGAAGCAGAGTTTCTATCTCGTCCAAACCGGTTCCTTGCTAAGGTTCAGATGGATGGAACTACGGAAACAGTGCATGTTAAAAATACCGGACGATTAAGAGAATTGCTATATGATGGTGCCCGGATTTATCTGGAAGACCACGGCGAAGACAGAGGCATGAGGAAGACAAGGTTTTCCTTGGTGACCGTTGAAAAACGAAGCCAACCCCCGCATACTTCCCGGCTGATCAATATTGACTCTCATGCTCCCAATCGCGTTGTAGGAGAAGCTCTGACAGAAGGACGCATTGCGCTTCCCGGACTAAGCCCAAATCTTTCCGTGATCAAGCCGGAAGCGGTCTATAAGGCGTCTCGTTTTGATTTTTATATTGAAGATGATAAGGGGAACAAAGCGTTTTTAGAAGTAAAAGGGGTGACCCTCGAAGATGAGGGAGTCGCCAGGTTCCCTGATGCACCCACAGAGCGGGGTGTGAAACATATAATGGAATTGTGCCATGCAGCGGAGCATGGTTTTAAAGCTTACGTCATTTTTGTAATACAAATGAAAGGGATCATTTGCTTTATGCCTAACGACGCGACCCATCCCGCTTTTGGTGATGCATTGAGATTCGCAGCGGCTCAAGGGGTTGAAATATTGGCCTTTGACTGTGAGGTAACGGCGGAAAGTATGCGGCTCAGAACAGAGGTAAAGGTCAGCCTTTAA
- a CDS encoding acetylglutamate kinase produces MLLVMVSTAAGYWKYHFANYGQMNLMNELRKLWTEHMYWTRLFLISSLSGLPDLEVTTNRLLRNPSDFSKVLEVFYGKQKAETFRSLLEDHLKIAAVIVDQTMKGNEKVTEQYARLWYSNADRIAAFLASINPCWSEEEWKNLLYEHLKMTGEELAARLTGDFINDGIIFDRIEEQGLAMADVMAAGMINQFDI; encoded by the coding sequence GTGTTATTGGTTATGGTGAGTACTGCGGCAGGCTATTGGAAATATCATTTTGCGAATTACGGCCAGATGAATCTGATGAACGAACTCCGTAAATTATGGACGGAGCATATGTATTGGACGCGACTATTTCTTATCAGCTCGCTGTCAGGGCTGCCTGATCTTGAAGTTACGACGAACCGACTCCTTCGCAATCCCTCGGATTTTTCAAAAGTGCTTGAAGTTTTTTATGGTAAGCAAAAAGCTGAGACGTTTCGGAGTCTGCTGGAGGATCATTTAAAAATAGCAGCTGTAATTGTGGATCAAACCATGAAGGGCAATGAAAAAGTAACGGAGCAGTATGCAAGACTCTGGTATTCGAATGCAGATCGCATTGCTGCATTTCTCGCAAGCATCAATCCTTGTTGGTCTGAAGAAGAATGGAAGAACTTGCTCTATGAACATCTCAAAATGACCGGGGAGGAGTTGGCCGCCAGATTGACCGGAGATTTTATAAATGATGGCATTATTTTCGATAGAATTGAAGAGCAGGGGCTCGCAATGGCGGATGTGATGGCCGCTGGGATGATCAATCAGTTTGACATTTAG
- a CDS encoding DUF3788 domain-containing protein → MEWSRLFDSSREPETQEIQSFIGGGEPLYTQLRSYLEDVYNAKAKAAYSSCSAQPGWNVKYQKSGKSLCTIYPMEGFFIVLVVIGAKETAETEAGVAIGAFTPYIRELYENTPFSCGGRWLMIRVTSEEILADVKKLIALRVKPNNKS, encoded by the coding sequence ATGGAATGGAGCAGGCTATTTGATAGTAGCAGAGAACCTGAGACTCAGGAGATTCAGTCTTTTATTGGAGGCGGTGAACCGCTGTACACTCAGCTGCGAAGTTATCTTGAGGATGTCTATAATGCAAAAGCGAAGGCTGCATATAGCAGTTGCTCTGCACAGCCGGGATGGAATGTGAAATATCAGAAGAGCGGAAAGTCACTATGCACGATATATCCGATGGAGGGGTTCTTTATTGTTCTCGTGGTGATTGGAGCTAAGGAAACCGCTGAAACAGAGGCCGGAGTTGCCATCGGAGCATTTACTCCGTATATACGGGAACTTTATGAGAATACCCCATTTTCCTGTGGCGGACGCTGGCTGATGATTCGGGTAACGAGCGAGGAGATTCTTGCGGATGTGAAGAAGCTGATCGCATTGCGTGTAAAGCCTAACAATAAAAGCTGA
- a CDS encoding pyruvate phosphate dikinase: MEWRYAPLNTFTSTALEENLKNTQNTELQIPAEQQWFIQISEAKWGIHKRAEEFIIELNHKYVNYQYVIETLHNISLNDLWFYNDLDESERALKVLSSIFRQLIRSELNEPQRELLIKTVIKFMERLVSLEGFPRSIITECLQLICEDINVHELPYLYNSGYFKTYFDKLAQFPDYRDVVFHMTYNILKKCIQYWENTADINTWMSQKNLLFSSLDQEAFIEIGTPFFDRLRIELNSASDWKSLYGLMFFNDISNYFRKFTDRFDSALEKIYYLHFLLQLPGMIYLKDHLLYDMNRYLRNVLSELNEDQIEAFLNTITILFQELKFRHAGTVLDCILTLGKELIHTGNESIISHFVRGLIRSGFHYPGQITVNSDWQIKVNANHVKNIKVWLELIEYSPYETRELLEALIVNLKLGGIFISDTDLFQREVTKLLNTNIEPVYREMKQLARIFPVYFREIGAEGRLREVTTTVDEMSRRQDRLIHFLRKQVHTESNNTHIELTRRIIGYWLEGDSTLLKELVPEDVYYSLDPKSEWYLQAHEVMKELLNIMGEPFNALWSWDVDQIKLVLDSLSCGSDRDRKRILLLFEIHSLLLEKYSLESEDIVIMLKNYRFFSPSELQELGNTLEKNDAEFSLLIIYRFMRRLKDVILDPKESIALEDIYYKRHIAIGIPSMYGQYIEAKFEALGLMFRLERAASKLMADLLQGINLEYITQKTFRRILDILLLFREGLELDGITNQGFNSNIGMFQYSLSSPSFSLDQYINLFQFMAQDIKQIISEYFIDVYERPLKEIVPQILQSNRTLTAEELKQYAHMESEKFFRANLSSAFLVQDLDNFITNILSTIRSMVETYSDEFINNVMTYDPDLILSPLGKETLTMDNPVFLGAKAYFLKKLISLGFRVPPGFVLTTELFRHKDTVIHHPQMNQELNQYISSALSEVEQNTGTKYGSAEQPLLFSVRSGSSLSLPGAMKTFLNVGLNDEITEAFGKREGYQWTAWDCYRRFFQSWGMFFGIERDEFDKVMQDQKTKYGVALKIQFTPEQMRETCKAYERVLLDHEIHIEKDPFRQLRQAILCVIDSWSAKSAISYRNHMQIADEWGTAVIVQKMILGNRSSSSGTGVVFTKSPFNGKSGINLYGDFALCSQGEDVVSGLVNTLPITEAQRKHYDGDAPFSLESAFPDLYERLLASARQLIEKHGFVHQEIEFTFESENPDDLYILQTRNQNLKKKRKASIFTSGSEEMKLVGSGIGIGGGALSGAIAFTMEDIQRIRHEMPHGKIIVCRPDTVPDDIPLIFECDGLITAKGGATSHAAVTAASLGKVCIVSCKSMRVNDADKTCIFSDRNYTAGDMISIDGNLGLIYEGVHEIQVV, from the coding sequence ATGGAATGGAGGTACGCACCATTGAACACGTTTACATCGACAGCATTGGAAGAAAATTTAAAAAACACACAGAACACTGAGCTCCAGATTCCCGCTGAACAGCAATGGTTTATTCAGATTTCAGAAGCCAAGTGGGGAATTCATAAACGAGCAGAGGAATTTATCATTGAACTGAATCACAAATATGTAAACTATCAATATGTCATAGAAACGCTTCACAATATCAGCTTGAATGACCTTTGGTTCTATAACGATTTAGATGAGTCGGAAAGAGCGCTCAAGGTGCTTTCGAGTATTTTCAGGCAGCTGATTCGTTCAGAGCTCAACGAGCCGCAAAGAGAGCTGCTGATCAAAACAGTCATCAAATTTATGGAGCGTCTGGTATCACTGGAAGGGTTCCCCAGGTCGATCATTACAGAATGCCTTCAGCTGATCTGTGAGGATATTAATGTTCATGAGCTTCCATATCTTTATAACTCCGGCTACTTCAAAACATATTTTGATAAGCTGGCTCAGTTTCCAGACTATCGTGACGTGGTCTTCCATATGACCTATAACATTCTTAAAAAATGCATTCAATATTGGGAAAATACAGCAGATATTAATACCTGGATGAGCCAGAAGAATCTTTTGTTCTCTTCTTTGGATCAAGAGGCATTCATTGAAATCGGAACACCCTTCTTTGACCGCCTGAGAATCGAACTGAATTCGGCGTCTGATTGGAAGAGTCTTTACGGGCTTATGTTCTTCAATGATATTTCTAACTATTTTCGTAAATTTACCGATCGGTTTGATTCCGCATTGGAGAAAATATACTATCTGCATTTCCTGCTGCAGCTGCCAGGCATGATCTATCTCAAGGATCACCTCCTTTATGACATGAACCGCTATCTACGAAATGTTCTGTCAGAGCTTAACGAGGATCAGATAGAAGCATTCCTTAATACCATCACAATACTGTTTCAAGAGCTGAAATTCCGCCACGCGGGTACCGTACTGGACTGTATCCTCACCTTGGGAAAAGAGTTGATCCACACAGGAAATGAAAGTATTATCTCTCATTTTGTCAGAGGTCTGATTCGCTCCGGCTTCCACTATCCGGGACAGATCACCGTAAATTCCGACTGGCAGATCAAGGTCAATGCAAATCATGTAAAGAATATTAAAGTGTGGCTGGAGCTCATCGAATATTCACCCTACGAGACACGGGAACTGCTGGAAGCTTTGATCGTCAATCTCAAGCTGGGCGGCATCTTTATCTCCGACACAGACCTCTTCCAAAGGGAGGTCACAAAACTATTAAATACAAATATAGAGCCGGTTTACAGAGAGATGAAGCAGCTTGCCAGGATTTTCCCCGTCTATTTTCGTGAAATCGGAGCGGAAGGACGTCTGCGGGAAGTCACCACCACTGTGGATGAAATGTCAAGACGGCAGGACCGGCTCATTCATTTTCTGCGAAAGCAGGTCCATACGGAAAGCAATAACACTCATATAGAACTAACTCGCAGGATCATCGGATACTGGCTTGAGGGTGATTCTACCCTGCTGAAAGAGCTTGTACCGGAGGATGTCTACTACTCCCTTGATCCAAAATCAGAGTGGTACCTTCAGGCTCATGAGGTTATGAAGGAACTTCTGAACATAATGGGAGAGCCCTTCAATGCTCTTTGGAGCTGGGACGTCGATCAAATCAAACTGGTTCTTGATTCTCTTTCCTGCGGATCAGATAGAGATCGAAAACGGATTCTGCTGCTGTTTGAAATACATTCCCTGCTTCTGGAGAAATATTCTCTGGAGTCTGAGGATATCGTAATCATGCTAAAAAATTACCGATTTTTCAGCCCCAGCGAGCTTCAGGAGCTCGGCAATACACTGGAAAAGAACGACGCTGAGTTTTCCCTGCTGATCATCTATCGTTTTATGCGTCGTCTTAAGGACGTCATCTTGGACCCAAAAGAAAGCATTGCTCTGGAGGATATTTATTATAAGCGACACATCGCCATCGGAATTCCTTCCATGTACGGTCAGTATATTGAAGCGAAATTTGAAGCATTGGGCCTGATGTTTCGCCTCGAACGGGCGGCTTCCAAGCTGATGGCCGATCTTCTCCAGGGAATTAATCTGGAATACATTACTCAGAAAACGTTCCGCCGAATTCTGGATATTCTGCTTCTATTCCGAGAAGGACTGGAGCTGGACGGTATTACAAATCAAGGCTTCAACTCCAATATCGGCATGTTTCAGTACAGCCTTTCCTCTCCCAGTTTTTCTCTGGATCAATATATCAATCTCTTCCAGTTCATGGCACAGGATATCAAGCAGATCATCAGTGAGTATTTCATTGATGTTTACGAGCGGCCACTGAAGGAAATCGTGCCTCAAATCCTTCAGTCGAACCGCACGCTTACCGCTGAGGAACTCAAACAATATGCACACATGGAATCCGAGAAGTTCTTCCGTGCAAACTTATCTTCAGCATTTCTCGTGCAGGATCTGGACAATTTCATTACAAATATCCTGAGCACCATAAGGAGTATGGTTGAGACTTACTCCGATGAGTTTATTAACAATGTCATGACCTATGATCCGGATTTAATCCTCAGCCCTCTGGGGAAGGAAACCCTCACCATGGATAATCCCGTGTTTCTAGGCGCGAAAGCATATTTTCTGAAAAAGCTGATTTCTCTTGGTTTTCGTGTTCCACCTGGCTTTGTCCTTACAACTGAACTATTCCGCCATAAAGATACCGTGATCCACCATCCTCAGATGAATCAGGAGCTGAATCAGTATATATCCTCTGCCCTTAGCGAAGTGGAGCAGAACACGGGCACAAAATATGGAAGTGCTGAGCAGCCCTTGCTTTTCTCCGTACGATCCGGCTCTTCGCTGTCACTTCCCGGTGCTATGAAAACGTTCCTGAATGTTGGGTTGAATGACGAAATCACAGAGGCCTTTGGCAAAAGAGAAGGATACCAGTGGACTGCCTGGGATTGCTACCGGCGGTTTTTTCAAAGCTGGGGTATGTTTTTCGGAATTGAGCGGGACGAATTCGATAAAGTAATGCAGGATCAGAAGACGAAATACGGTGTGGCATTGAAGATTCAGTTTACCCCCGAGCAAATGAGAGAGACCTGCAAAGCATACGAAAGGGTTCTCCTTGATCATGAGATCCATATTGAAAAGGATCCCTTCCGCCAGCTTCGTCAGGCCATCTTATGCGTCATCGATTCCTGGTCAGCCAAGAGCGCTATATCTTACCGGAATCATATGCAGATTGCGGATGAATGGGGAACGGCGGTCATTGTTCAAAAGATGATTCTTGGAAATCGTTCCTCTTCCTCGGGAACAGGAGTTGTTTTTACCAAAAGTCCTTTTAACGGCAAGAGTGGTATTAATCTTTATGGAGACTTTGCTCTGTGCAGCCAGGGAGAGGATGTAGTTTCAGGCCTGGTAAATACCCTACCCATCACGGAAGCACAGCGCAAACACTACGATGGAGATGCTCCGTTTTCTTTAGAATCCGCATTTCCCGATCTCTACGAAAGGCTTCTTGCTTCCGCCAGACAGCTCATCGAAAAGCATGGTTTCGTTCATCAGGAAATCGAATTCACCTTCGAATCAGAAAACCCTGACGACCTCTACATCTTGCAGACCAGAAATCAAAATCTCAAGAAGAAAAGGAAAGCCAGTATCTTTACCTCAGGCTCAGAAGAGATGAAACTCGTTGGGAGCGGTATCGGCATCGGGGGAGGTGCACTGTCTGGTGCCATCGCGTTTACTATGGAGGATATTCAGCGGATACGACATGAAATGCCCCATGGTAAAATTATTGTGTGCAGGCCAGACACAGTACCGGATGATATCCCTCTCATCTTTGAATGCGACGGACTGATCACCGCCAAGGGAGGAGCCACCTCTCATGCTGCCGTCACTGCTGCAAGCCTTGGAAAGGTCTGTATTGTAAGTTGTAAAAGCATGCGGGTGAACGACGCAGATAAAACTTGTATTTTTAGTGACCGGAACTACACCGCGGGAGATATGATTTCCATCGATGGAAATTTGGGCTTGATCTATGAGGGAGTTCATGAAATCCAGGTTGTTTAA
- a CDS encoding glyceraldehyde-3-phosphate dehydrogenase has translation MQTQITTKKILGINGIGRIGKLTLWNHLNLKHFDTIVINAGRSLGKRDSDVIHYLTTDSTYGSLDRFLYGHTGKRCAVTKLAENLFDFDGTIIKVLTKERNPRNIPWSREDVRLVVDCTGAFLDPSLPADYAKGSLRGHLEAGAEKVIASAPFQIKETSQRVPDDSAMFVYGVNHANYDPLKHHLISAASCTTTALAHMIKPLLETEETVNIITASMSTVHSATNNQSILDGPPKAGTDDLRRNRSVMNNIIPTSTGAAIALEEILPEIKEIGFMADSIRVPTSTVSLISLNLTFRTLLNDTGDPVINKKFINEIYKKAGEGSQKDLLLFSEEQNVSSDLAGCQAAVVIEGHENHTRTGFFSIDADALRGFGVNTAQDLSFPVTHAKIFGWYDNEFGCYVNCLGKLTKYIDKNMI, from the coding sequence ATGCAGACACAAATTACTACCAAGAAAATCTTAGGAATCAACGGAATTGGCCGGATCGGAAAATTGACACTCTGGAACCATTTAAATTTGAAGCATTTTGATACAATCGTAATCAACGCTGGCCGATCGTTGGGCAAACGAGACAGCGACGTGATCCATTACCTGACTACTGATTCCACCTATGGCTCTTTAGACCGTTTTTTATATGGACACACGGGCAAGAGGTGCGCCGTCACCAAATTAGCAGAAAACCTCTTTGATTTCGATGGTACCATCATCAAGGTACTCACGAAAGAAAGAAATCCGAGGAATATTCCCTGGAGCCGGGAAGATGTCCGGCTTGTGGTGGACTGCACCGGAGCTTTCTTAGATCCCTCCCTGCCCGCTGATTATGCAAAGGGCAGCCTCAGAGGCCATCTGGAAGCAGGAGCGGAAAAAGTCATTGCCAGCGCGCCATTCCAAATCAAGGAAACTTCACAAAGAGTGCCTGATGACAGCGCTATGTTTGTATACGGAGTGAATCATGCAAATTATGATCCACTGAAGCATCACCTTATTTCCGCAGCCAGCTGCACAACAACTGCTCTGGCCCATATGATCAAACCGCTCCTTGAAACGGAAGAAACGGTAAACATCATCACTGCATCCATGTCCACCGTCCACTCAGCCACCAACAATCAGAGCATTCTGGATGGGCCTCCCAAAGCAGGCACCGATGATCTGCGAAGAAATCGCTCTGTCATGAACAATATCATTCCAACCTCCACAGGTGCGGCAATCGCTCTTGAGGAAATCCTACCGGAAATCAAAGAAATCGGATTTATGGCAGATTCCATCCGTGTTCCAACCAGCACGGTATCGTTGATATCGCTGAATCTTACCTTCCGTACTCTATTGAATGACACAGGAGATCCAGTAATCAACAAAAAATTCATCAATGAAATATATAAAAAAGCAGGGGAAGGATCGCAAAAGGATTTGCTCCTCTTCAGCGAAGAACAGAATGTTTCCTCCGATCTGGCAGGCTGTCAGGCAGCAGTCGTCATTGAGGGACATGAAAACCACACCCGCACTGGTTTCTTTTCCATAGATGCAGATGCTCTTCGGGGCTTCGGTGTCAATACTGCTCAGGATTTGAGCTTTCCCGTAACACATGCAAAGATTTTCGGATGGTATGACAATGAATTCGGCTGCTATGTCAACTGTCTCGGCAAGCTGACAAAATACATCGATAAGAATATGATTTAG